A window from Pseudooceanicola algae encodes these proteins:
- the dalA gene encoding divisome-associated lipoprotein DalA, with translation MRLTILISTALIALSACGPSPSSQPQRLGSDGKPLPKLYRIPSRAENTIPYEMLDSINTLRAASGAGAVQLNSELTAAAATHAKDMSNQNRPWHFGSDGSSPIDRVRRVGYSGELVGETISETYETELETLSAWMDQEDTRRIILDPDATDMGFAWYQENTGKIWWTMVLGSSGTMGAAMSLAQYTTE, from the coding sequence ATGCGTCTTACCATTCTGATCTCGACCGCCCTCATCGCTCTCTCCGCTTGTGGACCTTCGCCGTCTTCACAGCCCCAGAGGCTTGGATCGGACGGAAAGCCGCTGCCGAAGCTGTACCGGATCCCGTCGCGCGCCGAAAATACCATCCCCTACGAGATGCTGGATTCGATCAACACCCTGCGCGCCGCCTCCGGCGCCGGTGCCGTGCAGCTGAATTCAGAGCTGACAGCCGCTGCAGCCACGCATGCAAAGGATATGTCGAACCAGAACCGCCCCTGGCACTTCGGGTCCGACGGGTCTTCGCCCATCGATCGGGTCCGCCGTGTCGGTTATTCCGGCGAACTGGTCGGAGAGACAATTTCCGAAACCTACGAGACCGAGCTGGAGACGCTTTCGGCCTGGATGGATCAGGAAGACACCCGGCGGATCATCCTGGACCCCGACGCCACCGACATGGGCTTCGCATGGTACCAGGAGAACACCGGCAAGATCTGGTGGACCATGGTCCTAGGGTCCTCCGGCACCATGGGTGCGGCGATGTCGCTGGCGCAATACACCACCGAATAG
- a CDS encoding L,D-transpeptidase family protein — protein sequence MIRAVLILVLVLTMASCSKFETYDGPEVTRVYVFKQERRMYLMHGNQVLKAYDIGLGFAPTGAKQFRGDGKTPEGVYYIDRRNPNSQFHLSVGISYPNPNDLAFAQANGQNAGGDIFIHGKPDKYRNAGNDWTAGCIAVTNEEIEEIYAMIGDGTQIAIYP from the coding sequence ATGATACGGGCAGTGTTGATCCTCGTCCTGGTGCTGACCATGGCGAGTTGTTCCAAATTCGAGACCTATGACGGACCGGAAGTGACCCGCGTCTATGTCTTCAAGCAAGAGCGCCGCATGTACCTTATGCACGGCAATCAGGTGCTGAAGGCCTATGACATCGGGCTGGGCTTCGCGCCGACCGGCGCCAAGCAGTTCCGCGGCGATGGCAAGACTCCGGAAGGGGTCTACTACATCGACCGGCGCAATCCGAATTCTCAGTTTCACCTTTCGGTGGGGATTTCCTATCCCAACCCCAACGACCTCGCCTTCGCGCAGGCCAATGGGCAAAATGCCGGCGGGGATATCTTCATCCACGGCAAGCCGGACAAGTACCGCAACGCCGGCAACGACTGGACCGCGGGCTGCATCGCCGTGACCAATGAAGAGATCGAGGAAATCTATGCGATGATCGGCGACGGAACCCAGATCGCCATCTATCCCTGA
- a CDS encoding class I SAM-dependent RNA methyltransferase, whose product MEYLIEKLGHHGDGMAHGADRTPVFAPMTLPGERVTGTLNGDRLENVKIVLPSQDRVAAPCRHFRSCGGCVVQHAGDGYVATWKRGIVETALKAQGIAAEFAPVVTSPAASRRRATLSARRTKGGAMSGFHGRASGVIVEIPDCKLLHPALMRARPVAEALAMTGCGRKGELAVQATLTEGGLDISATGGRPLDEPLRFALTETAQAQDIARLAWDGEVIVTRQSPDQRFGRARVTPPPGAFLQATAEGEAALLAAVTEITAGARKLADLFAGCGTFALPLSERAEVLAVEGDPAMTEALVAGWKRAGGLHRLEARARDLFRNPLAAEDLKGIDAVVIDPPRAGAEAQTRELALSGVPVIAFVSCNPVTFARDARVLLDAGYSMGTVQVVDQFRWSSHVELVAGFTLTTA is encoded by the coding sequence ATGGAATATCTGATCGAGAAACTTGGCCATCATGGCGATGGCATGGCCCATGGCGCGGATCGTACCCCGGTCTTTGCCCCGATGACCCTGCCCGGCGAACGCGTCACCGGCACGCTGAACGGCGACCGTCTGGAAAACGTCAAGATTGTGCTGCCCTCGCAGGACCGCGTCGCGGCGCCCTGTCGGCATTTCCGGTCCTGCGGTGGCTGCGTGGTGCAACATGCGGGTGATGGCTATGTCGCGACATGGAAACGCGGCATCGTCGAAACGGCGCTGAAGGCCCAGGGGATCGCAGCGGAGTTTGCCCCGGTCGTGACCTCTCCGGCGGCATCGCGGCGGCGCGCCACCCTGTCGGCCCGGCGCACCAAGGGCGGCGCGATGTCTGGTTTCCACGGTCGTGCCTCTGGCGTCATCGTCGAAATCCCCGACTGCAAACTGCTGCATCCGGCCCTGATGCGCGCCCGCCCCGTGGCCGAGGCGCTGGCCATGACCGGCTGTGGTCGCAAGGGGGAACTGGCCGTGCAGGCGACCCTGACCGAAGGCGGGCTGGACATCTCGGCCACCGGGGGCAGGCCGCTGGACGAACCCCTGCGCTTTGCCTTGACCGAAACTGCGCAGGCGCAGGATATCGCCCGGCTGGCCTGGGACGGCGAAGTGATCGTTACCCGGCAGTCCCCCGATCAACGCTTTGGTCGCGCGCGTGTGACCCCGCCGCCGGGCGCCTTTCTGCAGGCGACCGCGGAAGGCGAAGCCGCGCTGCTGGCCGCCGTGACCGAGATTACCGCCGGCGCCCGCAAGCTGGCCGACCTGTTTGCCGGCTGCGGCACCTTCGCCCTGCCCCTGTCCGAACGGGCCGAGGTTCTGGCTGTCGAAGGCGACCCGGCCATGACCGAGGCCCTGGTGGCGGGCTGGAAGCGGGCCGGGGGTCTGCATCGGCTTGAGGCGCGGGCGCGTGACCTGTTCCGCAATCCGCTGGCGGCCGAGGATCTGAAGGGCATCGACGCCGTGGTCATCGACCCGCCCCGCGCCGGAGCCGAGGCACAGACCCGCGAACTTGCCCTGTCGGGTGTGCCGGTGATCGCCTTCGTGTCCTGCAACCCGGTGACCTTTGCCCGCGACGCGCGTGTGCTACTGGATGCGGGCTATTCCATGGGCACGGTTCAGGTCGTGGATCAGTTCCGCTGGTCGTCTCACGTGGAACTTGTGGCCGGTTTCACTCTCACAACCGCGTGA
- a CDS encoding ABC transporter ATP-binding protein produces MLKPEKLIDPFQIARTAPPDTLLKFMIWLLRGAFPALTLAACLAALAGGMEAGTAWILGRVVDGADAAGPEGFFSMENIVLLAGSVGFFLIARPLFFGASTMANAMIIQPNVFTLVLSRLHRWTMGQSVTYFDNDFAGRISQKQMQTARAMTDVAFECINVVAFALASVGGAVALMLSINAWLGVGFAIWLVGYLGLIAWFMPRIRQRAGLRAAARAMVSGQIVDTITNIKTVKLFAHADHEDKAALEALSGFREAALSFGRLSSVFRTILTLMGGVLPVILVGGALAFWANGTASVGDIVAAGAISVRMAQMTGWVSFSLMGIYGSIGEVEDGMETLGRAVRLYDRDGATALQVPAGRVHFDHVNFAYGQEKGGVKQVDLDIAPGEKIGIVGASGAGKSTLVSLLLRLYDPEGGKVVIDGQDISAVTQDSLRQKIALVTQDTAMFNRSARENILYGRPDASEEQMIEAARKAEADHFIRDLIDFGGRKGYEARLGERGVKLSGGQRQRIALARAILKDAPILVLDEATSALDSEVEAQIQTALERVMEGKTVLAIAHRLSTIAHMDRIVVLEGGEIVEIGSHSDLLEQQGVYARYWSRQSGGFLDTRDAAE; encoded by the coding sequence ATGTTGAAACCAGAAAAGCTTATCGATCCGTTCCAGATCGCCCGGACCGCACCTCCTGACACCCTGTTGAAATTCATGATCTGGCTTCTGCGCGGGGCCTTTCCCGCGTTGACGCTGGCCGCATGTCTGGCTGCCCTTGCCGGCGGGATGGAGGCCGGGACGGCTTGGATTCTGGGCCGCGTCGTCGATGGCGCCGATGCCGCCGGGCCCGAAGGCTTTTTCTCGATGGAGAATATCGTGCTGCTGGCCGGATCTGTCGGGTTCTTCCTGATCGCGCGGCCGTTGTTCTTCGGGGCCTCGACCATGGCCAATGCGATGATCATCCAGCCGAATGTCTTTACGCTGGTGCTGTCGCGGCTGCATCGCTGGACCATGGGCCAGTCGGTCACCTATTTCGACAATGATTTCGCCGGGCGGATCAGCCAGAAGCAGATGCAGACGGCGCGGGCGATGACCGATGTGGCCTTCGAATGCATCAACGTGGTGGCCTTTGCCCTTGCCTCGGTCGGCGGGGCCGTGGCGCTGATGTTGTCGATCAATGCCTGGCTCGGGGTCGGTTTCGCGATCTGGCTGGTGGGGTACCTGGGGCTGATCGCCTGGTTCATGCCGCGCATTCGTCAGCGCGCGGGGCTGCGGGCGGCGGCGCGGGCCATGGTCTCGGGGCAGATCGTCGACACGATCACCAACATCAAGACGGTCAAGTTGTTCGCCCACGCGGATCACGAGGACAAGGCGGCGCTGGAGGCGCTTTCGGGGTTCCGCGAAGCCGCGCTCAGCTTTGGGCGCCTGTCCTCGGTCTTTCGCACGATCCTGACCCTGATGGGGGGCGTCCTGCCGGTGATTCTGGTCGGCGGCGCGCTGGCCTTCTGGGCCAATGGCACCGCCAGCGTCGGCGACATCGTCGCCGCCGGGGCGATTTCCGTGCGCATGGCACAGATGACCGGTTGGGTCAGCTTTTCCCTGATGGGGATCTATGGGTCGATTGGCGAGGTTGAGGATGGCATGGAGACCCTGGGTCGCGCTGTGCGACTGTATGATCGCGACGGCGCGACGGCGCTGCAGGTGCCGGCTGGTCGTGTGCATTTCGATCACGTGAATTTCGCCTATGGTCAGGAAAAGGGCGGCGTGAAGCAAGTCGATCTGGACATCGCGCCGGGCGAAAAGATCGGCATCGTCGGTGCCTCGGGGGCGGGGAAGTCGACGCTGGTTTCGCTGCTGCTGCGGCTTTACGACCCCGAGGGCGGCAAGGTGGTGATCGACGGGCAGGACATCAGCGCCGTCACGCAGGACAGCCTGCGCCAGAAGATCGCCCTGGTCACGCAGGACACGGCCATGTTCAACCGCTCGGCCCGCGAAAACATCCTCTATGGTCGCCCCGACGCCAGCGAAGAGCAGATGATCGAGGCCGCCCGCAAGGCCGAGGCGGATCATTTCATCCGCGATCTGATCGATTTCGGCGGTCGCAAGGGCTACGAGGCCCGGCTGGGCGAACGCGGTGTGAAGCTGTCCGGCGGGCAGCGTCAGCGCATCGCCCTAGCCCGCGCCATTCTGAAGGATGCGCCGATTCTCGTGCTGGACGAGGCGACCTCGGCGCTGGACAGCGAAGTCGAGGCGCAGATCCAGACCGCTCTTGAACGGGTGATGGAGGGCAAGACGGTGCTGGCCATCGCGCACCGCCTGTCCACGATCGCCCACATGGATCGGATCGTGGTTCTGGAAGGCGGCGAGATCGTCGAGATCGGCAGCCACAGCGACCTTCTGGAGCAACAGGGCGTCTATGCCCGCTACTGGTCGCGGCAGTCGGGCGGTTTCCTTGATACACGGGATGCGGCGGAATAG
- a CDS encoding CCA tRNA nucleotidyltransferase, producing the protein MPKSVCVAEMQAPATQAVCAMLTGAGHQAWFVGGCVRDALLGIPLGDIDIATDARPEEVQRLARAVGLKPVPTGIDHGTITVVSGGIPHEVTTFRRDVETDGRRAVVAFAEHIEEDARRRDFTMNALYAAPDGRVVDPLGQGITDLAAGRLRFIEDPDQRIREDYLRILRFFRFHARFADREAGFDADTLAAIAANAEGLDGLSRERVGVEITRLLATADPAPAVATMAQLGILTRLLPGSGPRALGPLIHGEALAGLAPDWRCRLAAICAEDPSAALRLSKRDAALIAALREQAAGTASPAELGYRNGSLATQILVLRAALFEVPFDSATLPLAAQGAGQVFPITARDLMPRYSGAAIGAKLQALEAKWIDSGFALDRAALLRDDQGPE; encoded by the coding sequence ATGCCCAAATCCGTTTGCGTGGCGGAAATGCAGGCACCAGCCACCCAGGCGGTCTGCGCCATGTTGACCGGGGCCGGGCATCAGGCCTGGTTCGTCGGTGGCTGCGTGCGCGATGCGCTGCTGGGCATCCCGCTCGGGGATATCGACATCGCCACGGATGCCCGTCCCGAAGAGGTCCAGCGCCTGGCCCGCGCGGTGGGTCTGAAACCGGTGCCGACCGGGATCGACCACGGCACGATCACCGTTGTTTCAGGTGGTATCCCGCATGAGGTCACCACCTTTCGCCGCGATGTCGAAACTGATGGCCGCCGCGCTGTCGTGGCCTTTGCCGAGCACATCGAAGAAGACGCCCGGCGGCGTGATTTCACCATGAATGCGCTTTATGCGGCGCCCGATGGCCGGGTTGTCGATCCGCTGGGGCAGGGGATCACCGACCTTGCGGCCGGTCGGTTGCGGTTCATCGAAGACCCCGATCAGCGCATCCGCGAAGATTACCTGCGCATCCTGCGTTTTTTCCGCTTCCACGCGCGATTTGCCGATCGCGAGGCCGGGTTCGATGCCGATACCCTTGCCGCCATCGCCGCCAATGCCGAAGGGCTGGACGGCCTGTCGCGCGAACGGGTCGGGGTCGAGATCACGCGCTTGCTGGCTACCGCCGATCCCGCTCCTGCGGTGGCGACCATGGCGCAGCTTGGCATTCTGACGCGCCTTCTGCCGGGGTCCGGGCCGCGCGCGCTTGGCCCCCTGATCCATGGCGAGGCCCTTGCCGGTCTTGCGCCCGACTGGCGTTGCCGTCTTGCCGCAATCTGCGCCGAGGACCCGAGCGCCGCGCTACGCTTGTCCAAACGCGATGCCGCGCTGATCGCAGCCCTGCGCGAGCAGGCGGCGGGAACCGCGAGCCCGGCCGAACTCGGCTATCGCAACGGCAGCCTGGCGACGCAGATTCTGGTGCTGCGCGCCGCCCTGTTCGAGGTTCCGTTCGATTCCGCGACCCTGCCTCTTGCGGCGCAAGGCGCAGGTCAGGTCTTTCCCATCACCGCGCGGGACCTGATGCCGCGCTACAGTGGGGCTGCCATCGGCGCAAAGTTGCAGGCGCTTGAGGCGAAGTGGATCGATTCCGGTTTCGCACTGGACCGCGCGGCGCTGCTGAGGGACGATCAGGGTCCGGAATAG
- a CDS encoding CoA pyrophosphatase yields the protein MKADHQSFAAIATALRSAQAPSSDFDLNPETVLPAGRKLRPAGVLCALMEQDGDLRVILTVRSSALKHHPGQIAFPGGKQDPVDADPTAAALREAQEEIGLDPDNVEVLGTLSTHETVTGFSVLPVVGRVRRPFIPRPEPGEVAEVFTVPLSHLLTPENYTVQSRRWRGSDRQYFTVPWGPYYIWGATARMLRVLASAMAGDPAGNGAPGEDIR from the coding sequence ATGAAGGCTGATCACCAGAGTTTTGCAGCGATCGCCACGGCCCTGCGCAGCGCGCAGGCGCCGTCGTCGGATTTTGATCTGAACCCCGAAACGGTCCTGCCCGCGGGGCGCAAGCTGCGCCCGGCGGGTGTGCTTTGTGCTTTGATGGAACAGGACGGGGACCTGCGTGTCATCCTGACCGTGCGCAGTTCGGCGTTGAAGCATCATCCGGGCCAGATCGCCTTTCCCGGTGGCAAGCAGGATCCGGTTGATGCCGACCCGACCGCCGCCGCCCTGCGCGAGGCACAGGAGGAGATCGGTCTCGACCCGGACAATGTCGAGGTGCTGGGCACCCTTTCCACCCATGAAACCGTAACCGGCTTTTCGGTCCTGCCGGTGGTGGGGCGCGTGCGTCGGCCTTTTATCCCGCGGCCCGAACCCGGCGAGGTGGCCGAGGTCTTTACCGTGCCGCTGTCCCATCTTCTGACACCCGAAAACTACACGGTGCAAAGCCGCCGTTGGCGCGGCAGTGACCGGCAATATTTCACCGTGCCCTGGGGGCCCTATTACATCTGGGGCGCCACGGCGCGGATGCTGCGGGTGCTGGCCTCGGCCATGGCGGGGGATCCGGCGGGGAACGGCGCGCCCGGCGAAGACATCCGATGA
- the hslO gene encoding Hsp33 family molecular chaperone HslO — MTLSTKIAWDDTVLPFQLDGADIRGRVARLDGVLDGILKQHAYPPQVEALVAEMALLTALIGQTIKLRWKLQLQVQSKGPVRMISTDYYGPQNDGEPARIRAYASFDKDRLTEDGAPFDQVGEGYFAIMIDQGQGMQPYQGITPLAGGSLTSCAEAYFAQSEQIPTRFALSFGKSTEQDAPEHWRAGGMMIQTMPKAGMHVSEGSGEGGLLQAQDLVSGDAEENWNRVNFHLDTVDQLELIGPSVAPTDLLVRLFHEETPRVFDAQPVRFGCSCSEDKVRQSLSIYSARDIEKMTTDEGIVTADCQFCGAHYELDPATVGFEARKDEG; from the coding sequence ATGACCCTCAGCACCAAGATTGCCTGGGACGACACCGTTTTGCCGTTTCAACTGGACGGCGCGGACATCCGGGGCCGTGTCGCACGGTTGGACGGGGTGCTGGATGGCATCCTGAAACAACACGCCTATCCGCCGCAGGTCGAGGCCCTGGTGGCCGAAATGGCCTTGCTGACCGCCCTGATCGGCCAGACGATCAAGCTGCGTTGGAAGCTGCAGTTGCAGGTCCAAAGCAAGGGCCCGGTGCGGATGATCTCTACCGATTACTACGGTCCGCAGAACGATGGCGAACCGGCGCGAATCCGTGCCTATGCCAGTTTCGACAAGGATCGCCTGACCGAGGATGGCGCGCCCTTCGACCAGGTCGGTGAGGGCTATTTCGCCATCATGATCGACCAGGGACAGGGCATGCAGCCCTATCAGGGGATCACGCCGCTGGCGGGTGGCTCGCTGACCTCCTGTGCCGAGGCGTATTTCGCGCAGTCCGAACAGATCCCGACGCGCTTCGCCTTGTCCTTTGGCAAATCGACCGAACAGGATGCGCCGGAACATTGGCGCGCCGGCGGGATGATGATCCAGACCATGCCCAAGGCCGGGATGCATGTCAGCGAAGGCTCCGGCGAAGGCGGATTGCTGCAGGCGCAGGACCTCGTGTCCGGCGATGCCGAGGAAAACTGGAACCGCGTGAACTTCCACCTCGACACGGTGGATCAGCTGGAGCTGATCGGCCCCTCGGTCGCGCCGACGGACCTTCTGGTGCGCCTGTTCCACGAGGAAACGCCACGGGTCTTCGACGCCCAGCCGGTCCGCTTCGGCTGTTCCTGTTCCGAGGACAAGGTGCGCCAGTCGCTGTCGATCTATTCGGCCCGCGACATCGAGAAGATGACCACGGATGAGGGCATCGTCACCGCCGATTGCCAATTCTGCGGTGCGCATTACGAACTTGATCCGGCCACGGTCGGTTTTGAAGCCAGGAAAGATGAAGGCTGA
- a CDS encoding NUDIX domain-containing protein, producing MRRYGNPPISGQKYTLRPGAYAVLPRDGKLLVTFQATPEAEFQLPGGGIDPGEGAVQALHREVWEETGWAISGARRLGAYRRFVWMPEYEIFAEKLCHVYLARPVLRRDDPMEPAHTAVWLEPDVALELIASDGDRAFLASLI from the coding sequence ATGCGCCGCTATGGTAACCCCCCGATTTCCGGTCAGAAATACACGCTGCGGCCGGGGGCCTACGCGGTTCTGCCGCGGGACGGAAAGCTGCTGGTGACCTTTCAGGCGACGCCCGAGGCCGAATTTCAGCTGCCCGGCGGTGGAATCGATCCCGGTGAAGGGGCCGTTCAGGCGCTGCATCGCGAAGTCTGGGAAGAGACCGGCTGGGCCATTTCCGGCGCGCGTCGGCTGGGCGCCTACCGGCGGTTCGTCTGGATGCCCGAGTACGAAATCTTTGCCGAAAAACTGTGCCACGTCTACCTTGCCCGCCCAGTCCTGCGGCGGGACGACCCGATGGAGCCGGCCCATACCGCCGTCTGGCTTGAACCCGACGTGGCGCTGGAATTGATCGCCTCGGACGGCGACAGGGCGTTTCTGGCTTCGCTAATCTGA
- a CDS encoding PP2C family protein-serine/threonine phosphatase, giving the protein MRAEPAQGDKTEQADDPVAMAAMGRGAVAGLRDATLRTRRVLVVDDSRLQRRILAKLLTAWGFEVMQAEGGEQALAICRDTAPDFVISDWMMPGMDGLEFCKAFRGLETEDYGYFILLTSKNEKTHAAEGLDAGADDFLTKPVNKDELRARLNAGQRILDMQRLLTEKNRIIHQTLDKLQAAHDSIDSDLIEAKKLQQSLVRERHRDFGAAQISLLLQPAGRVGGDLVGYYPIDGNSFGCFAIDVSGHGISSALLTARIAGYLSPAVPEQNVALRRLPDGSFASRPLIDVAEHLNALVLDEVTTEHYFTMVLAQVDMATGRVRMVQAGHPHPMLQRADGTTRDFGEGGPPIGLLPGMTFQEVALTLSPGDRLLIQSDGISECPDSRGRLLDSDGLARILDGLRDVRGTALLEAVVWRLAEYNGGTEFPDDISAVLVEYPGN; this is encoded by the coding sequence ATGCGGGCCGAACCGGCGCAAGGAGACAAGACGGAGCAGGCGGATGACCCTGTGGCAATGGCCGCGATGGGGCGGGGGGCTGTGGCGGGGCTGCGGGATGCCACGTTGCGGACCCGCCGGGTTCTGGTGGTGGACGACAGCCGTCTGCAGCGCCGCATCCTTGCCAAGCTGTTGACCGCCTGGGGGTTCGAGGTGATGCAGGCCGAGGGCGGCGAACAGGCCCTCGCGATCTGTCGTGACACTGCGCCGGACTTCGTGATCAGCGACTGGATGATGCCGGGCATGGACGGGCTGGAGTTCTGCAAGGCCTTCCGGGGGCTTGAGACCGAGGACTACGGTTATTTCATCCTTCTGACCTCAAAGAACGAAAAGACCCACGCCGCCGAGGGGCTGGATGCCGGGGCCGACGATTTCCTGACCAAGCCGGTGAACAAGGACGAATTGCGCGCTCGTCTGAATGCCGGTCAACGGATCCTCGACATGCAGCGCCTGCTGACCGAGAAGAACCGGATCATCCACCAGACGCTGGATAAATTGCAGGCGGCGCATGATTCCATCGACAGCGACCTGATCGAGGCAAAGAAGCTGCAACAAAGCCTGGTGCGTGAACGCCACCGAGATTTCGGCGCTGCACAGATCTCCCTGCTGCTGCAACCGGCGGGGCGCGTGGGCGGTGATCTGGTGGGCTATTACCCGATAGATGGCAACAGCTTCGGCTGTTTCGCAATCGACGTGTCGGGCCACGGCATCAGTTCGGCCCTGTTGACGGCGCGGATCGCCGGCTACCTGTCACCCGCCGTACCGGAGCAGAATGTTGCCCTGCGAAGGCTGCCCGATGGCAGCTTTGCCTCGCGCCCGCTGATTGATGTGGCCGAGCATCTGAATGCCCTCGTTCTGGACGAGGTGACGACCGAGCATTATTTCACCATGGTCCTGGCGCAGGTCGATATGGCGACCGGACGGGTGCGCATGGTGCAGGCCGGGCATCCACACCCGATGCTGCAAAGGGCCGATGGCACGACCCGTGACTTCGGCGAAGGCGGGCCGCCGATCGGGCTTCTGCCCGGCATGACCTTCCAGGAGGTCGCCCTGACCCTGTCGCCGGGTGATCGTCTGTTGATACAATCCGACGGAATCTCGGAATGTCCGGACAGCCGGGGGCGGCTTCTGGACAGTGACGGGTTGGCGCGGATCCTTGACGGGCTGCGTGATGTGCGCGGCACGGCCCTGCTTGAGGCCGTGGTCTGGCGGCTGGCGGAATACAACGGCGGGACAGAGTTTCCCGACGATATTTCGGCCGTACTGGTGGAATATCCCGGCAATTGA
- a CDS encoding Hpt domain-containing protein: protein MICWSQVTELRDDVGHEDFPEVVEIFLEEVAENLASLAHDPALEEVLHALKGNALNLGFDRFATLCADAERLATAGGGDAVDLKTIRQTFDESRALFLTELPQRLADQAR, encoded by the coding sequence ATGATTTGCTGGAGCCAGGTCACTGAACTGCGCGACGATGTCGGGCACGAGGATTTCCCCGAGGTGGTGGAAATCTTTCTTGAGGAAGTTGCGGAAAACCTTGCCTCGCTTGCACATGATCCGGCGCTCGAGGAGGTGCTTCATGCGCTCAAGGGCAATGCACTGAACCTTGGCTTTGACCGGTTTGCCACGCTTTGCGCGGACGCGGAGCGTCTGGCCACGGCCGGTGGCGGCGATGCGGTGGACCTGAAGACGATCCGCCAGACATTCGACGAAAGTCGGGCGCTGTTCCTCACCGAACTCCCGCAAAGACTGGCTGACCAGGCCCGCTAG
- the ilvA gene encoding threonine ammonia-lyase IlvA, producing the protein MTQFQDNARAAMVAMRDVFPATPLLRNDHLSAKYEADIWLKREDLSPVRSYKLRGAFNAMRKVMGSAGGASSFVCASAGNHAQGMAFMCRHFQVPGVIFMPITTPQQKIGKTRTFGGEFIEIRLTGDYFDDTLAEAQAYCAETGGHFLAPFDDADVIEGQASVMAEIEAEMPGLADMILLPVGGGGLSAGVTRYLDGRMSIRYVEPEGGASLRAGLAAEQPVTLPKVDSFVDGAAVARIGAQPFAQLAGVDPAHVLTAPEDRICVTILEMLNVEGIVLEPAGALSINALEDLRDEIRGKRVICVTSGGNFDFERLPEVKERAQRFNGVKKYFILRLPQRPGALRDFLDILGPEDDISRFEYLKKSARNFGSVLIGIETLKAENFTRITAEMTDAGMTYIDITRDPVLAEFLI; encoded by the coding sequence ATGACCCAGTTTCAGGACAATGCACGCGCTGCCATGGTCGCCATGCGGGATGTCTTTCCCGCCACGCCGCTGCTGCGCAACGATCACCTTTCGGCGAAGTATGAAGCCGATATCTGGCTGAAACGCGAGGATCTGAGCCCGGTGCGCAGTTACAAGCTGCGCGGGGCCTTCAATGCGATGCGCAAGGTGATGGGCAGTGCGGGTGGGGCTTCGTCCTTTGTCTGCGCCTCGGCGGGAAATCATGCGCAGGGCATGGCTTTCATGTGCCGCCATTTTCAGGTGCCCGGTGTGATCTTCATGCCGATCACCACGCCGCAGCAGAAGATCGGCAAGACCCGCACCTTTGGCGGGGAATTCATCGAGATCCGGCTGACCGGAGATTATTTCGACGATACCCTGGCCGAGGCGCAGGCTTATTGCGCCGAAACCGGGGGGCATTTCCTGGCGCCTTTTGACGATGCTGACGTGATCGAAGGTCAGGCCTCTGTCATGGCGGAAATCGAGGCAGAGATGCCCGGTCTGGCCGACATGATCCTGCTGCCGGTGGGCGGTGGCGGCTTGTCCGCCGGGGTGACGCGCTACCTCGATGGGCGGATGTCGATCCGCTATGTCGAACCCGAAGGCGGCGCGTCCCTGCGGGCCGGTCTGGCTGCCGAGCAGCCCGTGACCCTGCCGAAGGTCGACAGTTTCGTCGATGGCGCCGCGGTGGCCCGGATCGGTGCGCAGCCGTTCGCGCAGCTTGCCGGGGTCGATCCTGCCCATGTGCTGACCGCGCCCGAAGACCGGATCTGCGTCACCATACTGGAAATGCTCAACGTCGAGGGCATCGTGCTGGAACCCGCCGGGGCCCTGTCGATCAACGCGCTGGAGGATCTGCGCGACGAGATCCGCGGCAAGCGGGTGATTTGCGTCACCTCGGGGGGCAACTTCGATTTCGAACGCCTGCCCGAGGTCAAGGAACGGGCGCAGCGGTTCAACGGGGTGAAGAAATATTTCATCCTGCGCCTGCCGCAACGGCCCGGTGCCCTCCGTGATTTTCTGGACATATTGGGGCCGGAAGACGACATCAGCCGGTTCGAATACCTGAAGAAATCGGCCCGCAACTTCGGGTCTGTCCTGATCGGAATCGAGACCCTCAAGGCCGAGAATTTCACCCGCATCACAGCCGAGATGACCGATGCAGGGATGACATACATCGACATCACCCGCGATCCCGTATTGGCCGAATTCCTGATCTAG